In Brassica napus cultivar Da-Ae unplaced genomic scaffold, Da-Ae ScsIHWf_3071;HRSCAF=3882, whole genome shotgun sequence, a genomic segment contains:
- the LOC125603038 gene encoding uncharacterized protein LOC125603038, whose product MVKLSPNEQEDKEDLGPIFDEEEESFDYPHHGPLLVARKAWNDPIFDKTDGPRTATRTTTMTRPLIQILSRSLMMKIALTIQLMDHYWLEWLNETGEQYVKEQVTIPLTIGRYEDEIVCNVLPMDACHVLLGRPWQFDKRTVHDGYTNRHSFDHKGKKITLVPLSPLEVHQDQLQLKKNREQESKPDKPESSIRNSNFFVKQSQVKKSLHSQKPFLLLVYKESLMASTSSNLAPEVPSDLLDVLQEYSMSFQMKTQRVCHQYEGLNIRLTLFRVRLYLTGQLTEPIRWRPRNLRNKLETLWRKVTSGKASVLVPFQFYLSPKRMDHGACVWTAVPSTTLRKNMDEHKKHLKSVLEVLRKEHLFANLGKCAEGLRVDEEKIKAIRDWPSPTNVSEVRSFHGLAGSEEAFQILKGKLTNAPLLVLPDFSKTFEIECDASGVGIGAVLMQDRKPIAYFSEKLGGATLNYPTYDQELYALVRALQTWQHYLWPKEFVIHTDHQSLKHLKGNRS is encoded by the exons ATGGTGAAGTTGAGTCCGAATGAACAAGAAGACAAGGAGGATCTtggtcctatctttgatgaggaagagGAGTCCTTTGACTACCCACATCACGGACCATTACTTGTGGCTAGGAAGGCTTGGAACGATCCCATCTTCGATAAAACGGACGGCCCGCGAACGGCCACACGGACAACGACCATGACCCGACCTTTGATCCAGATTCTGAGCCGATCTTTGATGATGAAGATAGCTTTGACTATCCAGCTCATGGACCACTACTG gttggaatGGCTCAATGAAACTGGTGAACAGTATGTTAAGGAGCAAGTCACGATCCCTCTCACCATTGGTCGTTATGAAGACGAGATTGTGTGCAACGTTCTTCCCATGGATGCTTGTCATGTTCTGTTGGGACGTCCATGGCAGTTTGATAAAAGAACCGTCCATGATGGTTACACAAACCGGCACTCCTTTGACCAtaaaggaaagaagatcacGCTTGTACCACTCTCGCCCTTGGAGGTCCATCAAGACCAGCTCCAACTTAAAAAGAACCGTGAACAAGAGTCCAAACCGGACAAACCTGAGTCCTCAATCCGGAactccaacttctttgtcaaacaAAGTCAGGTTAAGAAGTCTCTTCACTCTCAAAAGCcctttcttttacttgtgtacaAAGAATCTCTGATGGCTTCTACTTCTTCTAACCTTGCACCGGAAGTTCCGAGTGATTTGCTAGATGTCTTGCAGGAATATTCGATGTCTTTCCAGATGAAAACCCAAAGGGTTTGCCACCAGTACGAGGGATTGAACATCAGATTGACTTTGTTCCGGGTGCGTCTCTACCTAACCGGCCAGCTTACAGAACCAATCCGGTGGAGACCAAggaacttgagaaacaaattggAGACCTTATGGAGAAAGGTTACATCAGGGAAAGCCTCAGTCCTTGTGCCGTTCCAGTTCTACTTGTCCCCAAAAAGGATGGATcatggcgcatgtgtgtggactgccgtgCCATCAACAACATTACG CAAGAACATGGATGAACATAAGAAACATTTGAAATCTGTCCTTGAAGTTCTTAGAAAGGAACAtttgtttgctaaccttggaaagt gtgctgAAGGACTTAGAGTGGACGAGGAGAAAATCAAAGCCATCCGAGACTGGCCAAGTCCAACGAACGTGAGTGAAGTAAGGAGCTTCCACGGCCTTGCCGG CTCAGAAGAAGCCTTCCAAATccttaaagggaagttgactAATGCTCCTTTACTTGTTCTTCCTGACTTTTCTAAAACGTTTGAgatcgaatgtgatgcttcgGGTGTTGGTATTGGTGCAGTTTTGATGCAGGATAGAAAGCctattgcttacttcagtgagaagcttggaggcgccaCACTCAACTACCCAACTTATGATCAAGAGTTGTATGCTTTGGTAAGAGCTCTTCAAACATGGCAAcactatctttggcctaaggagtttgtTATCCACACGGATCATCAGTCCCTGAAACACCTTAAGGGCAacagaagctga